In Uranotaenia lowii strain MFRU-FL chromosome 2, ASM2978415v1, whole genome shotgun sequence, one genomic interval encodes:
- the LOC129741256 gene encoding uncharacterized protein LOC129741256: MKAFVAFLVASLAVAAQAGYVENFWPINSLGWNSWNNGWNNGWNEWSNWNTKGLVSYPYSSVHGSWPAVNSVYDNAWVNGNGWYGAKPTVVQANVAKVNPWGLPWAGYGYGHGYNNYVAHGAPVVAAKYLAANPGSVHVAPLVGHAVNQKLIVA, encoded by the exons ATGAAG GCATTTGTCGCATTCCTGGTAGCAAGCTTGGCCGTTGCAGCTCAAGCCGGATATGTCGAGAACTTTTGGCCAATCAACTCCTTGGGATGGAACTCCTGGAACAACGGATGGAACAATGGATGGAATGAATGGAGCAACTGGAACACCAAGGGTCTGGTTTCGTATCCTTATTCCTCAGTTCATGGATCCTGGCCAGCTGTGAACTCCGTCTATGACAACGCTTGGGTTAACGGAAACGGATGGTATGGAGCAAAGCCAACCGTTGTTCAGGCCAATGTTGCCAAGGTCAATCCATGGGGACTTCCATGGGCCGGATATGGTTATGGACATGGATACAACAACTATGTTGCTCATGGTGCTCCAGTCGTTGCTGCCAAGTATCTTGCTGCCAATCCAGGATCAGTTCATGTTGCTCCACTTGTTGGACATGCCGTTAACCAGAAGCTGATCGTTGCCTAA